The following are from one region of the Rhodoligotrophos defluvii genome:
- a CDS encoding oligopeptide/dipeptide ABC transporter ATP-binding protein, producing MADRPLLEVRNLTLIYGGRSWFGLKPRRPAVWAADDVSFQVARGRTFALVGESGSGKSTIARAVAGLLTPNAGSILFEGGDVTGSVRARPKEVKRRLQIVFQNPDASLNPRHSVRYLLGRPIAMYARLAGVERDARVRELLASVQLDPGYVNRRSRELSGGEGQRVAIARALAAEPSLIICDEILSALDVSVQAGVIDLLRQLQRDRDLAYLFISHDLAVVRWLAHDVGVLYRGRFCEVGRVEAVFRPPYHPYTEMLLAAVPRIGRPIAEAATQVSAPAPSSRAGCVFAHRCPRKLGSICDTQQPPARTGPAGKVVHCHIPLAELAKAQADLVDIPASASRTPLRSSA from the coding sequence GACGACGTCTCGTTCCAGGTGGCGCGTGGGCGGACCTTTGCCCTGGTGGGCGAAAGCGGCAGCGGCAAGTCCACCATCGCCCGTGCGGTGGCAGGGCTGCTTACGCCGAATGCCGGCTCCATTCTGTTCGAGGGTGGCGATGTGACGGGCTCGGTGCGGGCGCGGCCCAAGGAGGTCAAGCGCCGGCTGCAGATCGTTTTCCAGAACCCGGACGCCTCGCTCAACCCGCGCCATTCCGTGCGCTATCTGCTGGGCCGGCCGATCGCCATGTATGCGCGTCTGGCCGGGGTTGAACGCGATGCGCGGGTGCGGGAGCTGCTCGCGAGCGTGCAGCTCGACCCCGGCTATGTCAATCGCCGCAGCCGCGAGCTGAGCGGCGGCGAAGGCCAGCGGGTGGCGATCGCCAGGGCGCTCGCCGCGGAGCCCAGCCTGATCATCTGCGACGAGATCCTGTCAGCACTCGACGTCTCCGTGCAGGCGGGGGTGATCGACCTCCTCCGGCAGCTGCAGCGCGACCGCGACCTGGCTTATCTCTTCATTTCACACGACCTCGCGGTGGTGCGTTGGCTCGCCCATGACGTGGGCGTGCTCTATCGCGGGCGATTCTGCGAGGTGGGGCGGGTGGAAGCGGTGTTCCGTCCGCCTTACCATCCCTATACGGAGATGCTGCTCGCCGCCGTGCCGCGCATCGGCCGTCCCATTGCCGAGGCAGCGACACAGGTGTCTGCGCCGGCGCCGAGCAGCCGGGCCGGCTGCGTCTTCGCTCATCGCTGCCCGCGCAAGCTCGGTTCCATCTGTGACACGCAGCAGCCGCCGGCCCGCACCGGCCCGGCCGGGAAGGTGGTCCACTGCCATATCCCGCTTGCCGAGCTGGCCAAGGCGCAGGCCGACCTCGTCGACATCCCAGCTTCCGCGTCGCGTACACCCCTTCGGAGTTCCGCATGA
- a CDS encoding aminomethyltransferase family protein produces MKMREANNLARTEFASVTGVPPYLDIGIRARSGLKRTAFFPTISRFATDYKLHNTYLKPDFLTDPMEEYWALRKVCGLWDVTGEEVIEISGPDALALLNDLIPRDVSRMADGQCYYCVMCYDYGGIVEDAVLIRFSQDRFWWVGGPGGSEQWLYANALGRNVTVQSFLDRIHVASLQGPKSRELLQDVCDGDVTGLPFYGMIEAKVCGVPVVISRTGYTAELGYDIYVDIERAPGLFEDLWTMVRQAGGLLCGSRAMNIRRIEASILNYGHDFDWQHTPIEVGLSWMISEKKDYRAKSALLKAKAEGPSRRLAGLQFPGDEVPLTGDRVRYDGRDVGVVTSAIGSPSLGYPIAIAFLDSRAVMLGTPLTVDAGGHALEAKVVPMPFLDPERKLLKA; encoded by the coding sequence ATGAAGATGAGAGAGGCCAACAATCTTGCCCGCACGGAATTTGCGAGCGTAACCGGCGTGCCGCCCTATCTCGACATTGGCATCAGGGCGCGCAGCGGCCTCAAGCGCACGGCCTTCTTCCCGACCATCAGCCGGTTCGCCACCGACTACAAGCTGCACAATACCTATCTCAAGCCCGATTTCCTCACCGACCCGATGGAGGAGTACTGGGCCCTGCGCAAGGTATGCGGCCTGTGGGACGTGACCGGGGAAGAGGTGATCGAGATTTCCGGCCCCGATGCGCTGGCGCTGCTCAACGACCTCATCCCACGAGACGTTTCGCGCATGGCCGACGGCCAATGCTACTACTGCGTGATGTGCTACGACTATGGCGGTATCGTCGAGGACGCGGTGCTGATCCGTTTCTCGCAAGACCGCTTCTGGTGGGTCGGGGGGCCCGGCGGCTCGGAGCAGTGGCTCTATGCCAATGCGCTCGGCCGCAACGTGACGGTGCAGAGCTTTCTCGACCGCATTCATGTGGCAAGTCTGCAGGGGCCGAAATCGCGGGAACTGCTGCAGGACGTGTGCGACGGCGATGTCACCGGGCTGCCGTTCTACGGCATGATCGAGGCGAAGGTCTGCGGCGTGCCGGTGGTGATCTCGCGCACGGGCTACACGGCGGAGCTCGGCTACGACATCTACGTGGATATCGAGCGGGCACCGGGCCTGTTCGAGGATCTGTGGACGATGGTGCGCCAGGCGGGAGGACTGCTCTGCGGCAGCCGCGCCATGAACATCCGACGCATCGAGGCCTCCATCCTCAACTATGGCCATGACTTCGACTGGCAGCACACGCCGATCGAGGTGGGCCTCAGCTGGATGATCAGCGAAAAGAAGGATTATCGGGCTAAATCAGCGCTTCTGAAGGCGAAAGCGGAAGGACCGTCCCGCCGGCTGGCCGGCCTGCAGTTCCCGGGCGACGAGGTGCCGCTCACTGGCGACCGCGTGCGCTATGACGGGCGCGATGTGGGCGTGGTGACCTCGGCCATCGGCTCGCCCTCGCTGGGCTATCCCATCGCCATCGCCTTTCTCGACAGTCGGGCGGTGATGCTGGGCACCCCGCTCACGGTCGATGCTGGTGGGCACGCCCTTGAAGCCAAGGTGGTGCCCATGCCGTTCTTGGACCCCGAGCGCAAATTGCTGAAGGCCTAA
- a CDS encoding SDR family NAD(P)-dependent oxidoreductase, whose amino-acid sequence MKRFAGKTAIVTGGAGGIGAACVHRLLQEGARVFALDVNPQALAALAEAVGPLAAGPGEALTTIEVDVTQEASLTAAFARVAQASPGLDVLMAVAGGSQEGLISELDTSVWDRLFVLNVRSTAISCRLAVRRMAERGSGSIVTMASISGLRGDPGWAAYNSAKAAIINFTQSLAWEVGRLGIRANSVSPGPIASPRMIASLGNADTMTARYNRACAIGRMGRPEEVAAAMAFLASDEASFITGANLVIDGGLTARTGQPVSFDDAGG is encoded by the coding sequence GTGAAACGGTTCGCTGGCAAGACGGCTATAGTGACGGGCGGGGCAGGGGGCATTGGTGCCGCCTGCGTGCACCGCCTGCTCCAGGAAGGAGCGCGGGTGTTCGCGCTCGATGTGAACCCGCAGGCGCTCGCAGCCTTGGCGGAAGCGGTTGGACCGCTAGCGGCAGGGCCCGGGGAAGCGCTCACCACGATAGAAGTGGACGTGACGCAGGAAGCATCGCTCACGGCGGCCTTCGCCAGAGTGGCTCAGGCAAGCCCGGGGCTCGATGTGCTGATGGCCGTGGCCGGCGGCAGCCAGGAGGGGCTCATCTCGGAGCTTGACACCTCCGTCTGGGATCGGCTGTTTGTATTGAACGTTCGTTCGACAGCGATTTCCTGCCGGCTCGCCGTACGGCGCATGGCAGAGCGCGGCAGCGGCAGCATCGTGACCATGGCTTCGATTTCGGGTCTGAGAGGCGATCCGGGCTGGGCGGCTTACAACTCCGCCAAGGCCGCCATCATCAACTTCACCCAGTCCCTGGCCTGGGAAGTGGGACGGCTCGGGATAAGGGCGAATTCGGTTTCGCCCGGTCCGATCGCCAGTCCTCGGATGATCGCGAGCCTCGGCAACGCGGACACCATGACGGCGCGCTACAACAGGGCCTGCGCCATCGGCCGCATGGGCCGGCCGGAGGAGGTCGCTGCGGCCATGGCCTTTCTTGCATCCGACGAGGCTTCGTTCATCACAGGCGCCAATCTGGTCATCGACGGCGGCTTGACCGCACGGACGGGACAGCCGGTCTCGTTCGATGATGCTGGCGGATAA
- a CDS encoding IclR family transcriptional regulator — METTVVKALRVLEMLALEGEPATLTSIAQRCGITKSNAHRLLKTLEECRYVRQDLQSKTYEPTLRLWELGMGIFDRLDLRSAAARHLITLARTANESVHLSVLDGSEVIYVDKVDSTHAVRAYIRIGDRAPAYCTATGRAMLAFMPEEQVFATLRDLKKYTPNTIANAAALKAEFAAIRERGYSITHGEWQPGVFGIAAPVRGATGAIVAGLGIAGPEERMMRGDVEKMIKATLTAASAISSGLGLSGEGALVAPMPQIEKLAPKAPVPRAPAKKSLKSAS, encoded by the coding sequence ATGGAAACCACCGTGGTCAAGGCATTGCGCGTGCTGGAGATGCTTGCGCTCGAGGGCGAGCCCGCCACGCTCACCAGCATCGCCCAGCGCTGCGGCATCACCAAGAGCAATGCGCACCGGCTGCTCAAGACCCTGGAGGAATGCCGATATGTGCGCCAGGATCTCCAGAGCAAGACCTACGAACCCACGCTGCGCCTGTGGGAGTTGGGCATGGGCATCTTCGACAGGCTCGATCTTCGCAGCGCCGCCGCCCGGCATCTCATCACGCTGGCCCGTACCGCCAACGAATCCGTGCATTTGTCAGTGCTGGACGGCAGCGAGGTCATCTATGTGGACAAGGTGGACAGCACGCACGCCGTGCGCGCCTATATCCGTATCGGCGACCGGGCCCCGGCCTATTGCACCGCCACCGGGCGAGCGATGCTGGCCTTCATGCCGGAGGAGCAGGTTTTCGCGACCTTGCGCGACCTCAAGAAATACACGCCGAACACCATCGCCAATGCTGCTGCCCTCAAGGCTGAATTCGCCGCTATTCGCGAGCGGGGCTACTCCATCACCCATGGGGAGTGGCAGCCCGGGGTGTTCGGCATAGCCGCGCCGGTGCGGGGGGCCACGGGCGCGATCGTCGCCGGGCTTGGCATTGCTGGTCCGGAAGAGCGGATGATGCGGGGCGACGTCGAGAAGATGATCAAGGCCACCTTGACGGCGGCCAGCGCCATATCCAGCGGCCTTGGCCTGTCGGGCGAAGGGGCTCTGGTCGCGCCCATGCCGCAGATCGAGAAGCTTGCGCCGAAGGCGCCAGTGCCGAGGGCGCCCGCCAAAAAATCGCTGAAGAGCGCCAGCTGA
- the megL gene encoding methionine gamma-lyase translates to MANEDFGRNRPLGFSTRAIHLGYDPSTAQGALTPPIYLTSTYAFESAEDGAALFRGEKQGYIYGRTKNPTQTLLEQRLASLEGGEAGLVVSSGIGAITATCWTLLSAGDEVVFDQTLYGSTYAFLTKGLQRFGVKAVPADMTNLAMVEEALTPNTKIVFFESPANPNLRVIDIAKVAEIAHGRKALVMVDNTFCSPALQNPLAFGADLVVHSATKFLGGHGDLLGGAVIGRAELINQIRGVGLRWLTGATISPINAFLILRGLKTLEIRMQRHSQSARAVAELLASHPAVATISYPGLADFPYKEIAARQMRDTGGLIALELKGGHDAGLKLMNRLKLITRAVSLGDAETLIQHPASMTHAAYPPEERTKHGISEGLVRMSVGLENVDDILDDLTQALDGVR, encoded by the coding sequence ATGGCCAACGAAGACTTCGGGCGCAACCGCCCGCTGGGTTTCTCGACGCGCGCGATCCACCTGGGCTATGACCCCAGCACCGCCCAGGGCGCCCTGACGCCGCCGATCTACCTCACCTCGACCTATGCCTTCGAGAGCGCCGAGGACGGCGCGGCTTTGTTCCGGGGCGAGAAACAAGGCTATATCTATGGCCGCACGAAGAACCCCACCCAGACCCTGCTGGAGCAGCGGCTGGCGAGCCTCGAAGGCGGGGAGGCGGGGCTGGTGGTCTCCTCCGGTATCGGGGCGATTACCGCGACGTGCTGGACCCTGCTCTCCGCGGGCGATGAGGTGGTGTTCGACCAGACCCTCTATGGCAGCACCTATGCCTTCCTGACCAAGGGCCTGCAGCGCTTCGGCGTGAAAGCCGTGCCAGCCGACATGACCAATCTCGCCATGGTCGAGGAGGCGCTGACGCCGAACACGAAAATCGTGTTCTTCGAAAGCCCGGCCAATCCGAACCTCCGCGTCATCGACATCGCCAAGGTGGCCGAGATCGCCCATGGGCGGAAGGCGCTCGTCATGGTGGACAACACCTTCTGCTCGCCGGCGCTACAGAACCCGCTGGCTTTCGGCGCCGACCTGGTGGTGCATTCGGCCACGAAGTTCCTGGGTGGTCATGGCGACCTGCTGGGCGGCGCGGTGATCGGCCGAGCGGAGCTGATCAACCAGATCCGCGGCGTGGGCCTGCGCTGGCTCACGGGCGCGACCATCTCGCCGATCAACGCCTTCCTCATCCTGCGCGGCCTCAAGACCCTGGAGATCCGCATGCAGCGCCACTCTCAGTCGGCACGGGCGGTGGCGGAGCTTCTCGCGTCCCATCCGGCGGTGGCGACCATCTCCTATCCCGGTCTTGCCGATTTCCCGTACAAAGAGATCGCCGCGCGGCAGATGCGTGATACCGGCGGGCTTATCGCGCTGGAGCTCAAGGGCGGCCACGATGCCGGCCTCAAGCTCATGAATCGGCTGAAGCTCATCACCCGCGCCGTGAGCCTGGGGGATGCGGAGACGTTGATCCAGCACCCGGCCAGCATGACGCACGCGGCCTATCCGCCGGAGGAGCGGACCAAGCACGGCATCAGCGAAGGGCTGGTGCGCATGTCGGTCGGCCTTGAAAACGTCGACGACATTCTTGATGACCTGACCCAGGCGCTCGACGGTGTTCGGTAG
- a CDS encoding MBL fold metallo-hydrolase translates to MTTPLFQPRLVNDPFSDVTLYLDLRFGRRALLFDIGDLAPLSSRELLRVSHVFVTHRHMDHFAGFDQLLRLCLYRDMRVDLIGPPGVTDAVEAKLKAYSWNLLGEDSHDFALAAADWGPDGFTHASLFRAREAFRRREVAPPQAMGPVLLDHPEFQVEGLLLDHGIPCLAFAMQEKLRVNVHKARLDELGLPVGPWLTAAKRAVRAGGGPARFTPAPGLTVSTDELVGAGALKTAPGQRIVYATDLAHTEANVEKLVAFARNADQLFIEAVFLEEDRALAAARKHLTAAQAGSIARRANVRVAVPMHFSPRYLDREDALRDEFTRALASG, encoded by the coding sequence GTGACCACGCCCCTGTTTCAGCCACGCCTGGTGAACGACCCGTTTTCCGACGTGACGCTCTATCTCGACCTCCGCTTCGGCCGGCGTGCGCTCCTGTTCGACATCGGCGATCTTGCCCCGCTCTCCTCGCGCGAGCTTCTCCGGGTGAGCCATGTGTTCGTCACGCACCGGCACATGGACCATTTCGCCGGCTTCGACCAGCTGCTGCGCCTGTGCCTCTATCGCGACATGCGGGTCGACCTGATCGGCCCGCCCGGCGTTACCGACGCCGTCGAGGCCAAGCTCAAAGCCTATAGCTGGAACCTGCTGGGCGAGGACTCCCACGACTTCGCGCTCGCCGCCGCTGACTGGGGTCCTGACGGGTTCACCCATGCCAGCCTGTTCCGAGCGCGCGAGGCCTTCAGACGGCGTGAAGTCGCACCGCCACAGGCAATGGGCCCGGTGCTGCTGGATCATCCGGAATTCCAGGTGGAAGGCCTGCTGCTCGACCACGGCATTCCCTGCCTCGCCTTTGCCATGCAGGAAAAGCTGCGCGTCAACGTGCACAAGGCGCGGCTGGACGAGCTCGGCCTGCCGGTGGGCCCTTGGCTCACCGCGGCCAAGCGCGCGGTGCGCGCCGGGGGAGGACCGGCTCGCTTCACTCCGGCACCCGGCTTGACCGTCTCGACGGATGAGCTTGTGGGCGCCGGAGCGCTCAAGACCGCGCCCGGCCAGCGGATTGTCTACGCGACCGACCTTGCCCACACGGAAGCCAATGTGGAGAAGCTGGTCGCGTTCGCCCGCAATGCCGACCAGCTGTTCATCGAGGCGGTGTTCCTCGAAGAGGACCGGGCGCTTGCCGCCGCCAGAAAGCACCTGACCGCCGCCCAGGCCGGGTCCATCGCGCGCAGGGCCAATGTCCGCGTGGCAGTCCCGATGCATTTCTCGCCACGCTATCTCGACCGGGAAGATGCCTTGCGCGACGAATTCACGCGCGCCCTGGCGTCCGGCTGA
- a CDS encoding hydantoinase/oxoprolinase family protein: protein MASASRTARIGVDVGGTFTDLVLYDSARRITQTGKLLTTPQDPSIAIISGIERILAEADLTPADLHSIVHGTTLVTNTIIERTGATVGLITTEGFRDTIEIGRETRYDLYDLFLETPPVLVPRARRLEVAERITPEGEVLVGLDEEGVAKAARRLVEEHGAEALAVSFMHAYRSAQHEQKAARVIRSLYPRLPLSLSSEVAPEIREYERTTTACANAYVQPLMHRYLDKLEADLERIGFTGRLYIMLSSGGITTLREAKAYPIRLIESGPAAGAMAASFIAKLAGLDRVISFDMGGTTAKICLIEDGQPDHKFDFEAGRVKRFQKGSGLPLKVSVVDMIEIGAGGGSLARVDPASGLLKVGPRSAGSVPGPVCYGRGGDQPTVTDADLVLGRLDPGYFLGGELRLDMDGVRRAFADKISEATRLEVDEAALGVQRIIDETMAAATRTHLAEKGKDPRKYTLIAFGGAGPVHAFNLARLLKVGRMVVPMGAGVASALGFLVAPPATDMVRTKMSRLDAVDWQAINALFEEMRAEGVRLLSEAGADPERITFKPTAEMRHKGQGFEIPVPLPSLVLSERDLDVIRASFFESYRAQFGRIIEDSPIEVLNWRLSLAAPGSKIKIGAGEGKAAADLGRAKRGTRKVKFEDHGWLDCPVYDRYRLPSGCAFTGPALVEERESTCVIGPGARVRVDESLNLIIDLV from the coding sequence ATGGCCTCTGCATCGCGCACCGCACGCATCGGCGTGGATGTCGGCGGGACCTTCACCGATCTCGTGCTCTATGACAGCGCCCGCCGCATCACCCAGACGGGCAAGCTCCTGACTACCCCGCAGGATCCGAGCATCGCCATCATCAGCGGCATCGAGCGCATTCTGGCGGAAGCGGACCTCACCCCGGCAGACCTGCACAGTATCGTGCACGGTACCACCCTGGTGACCAACACGATCATTGAGCGGACCGGCGCGACGGTCGGGCTCATTACCACCGAAGGGTTCAGGGATACGATCGAGATCGGCCGCGAGACCCGCTATGATCTCTATGACCTGTTCCTCGAGACACCCCCTGTTCTGGTTCCCCGCGCCCGCCGGCTCGAAGTGGCCGAGCGGATCACGCCCGAAGGCGAAGTGCTGGTGGGGTTGGACGAGGAGGGCGTTGCCAAGGCGGCCCGCCGGCTGGTGGAAGAACATGGCGCCGAAGCGCTGGCCGTCTCCTTCATGCATGCCTATCGCTCCGCGCAGCACGAGCAGAAGGCGGCGCGGGTGATCAGGTCGCTCTATCCCCGGCTGCCCCTGTCGCTCTCATCGGAGGTCGCACCGGAGATCCGGGAATATGAGCGCACCACCACGGCCTGCGCCAATGCCTATGTGCAGCCGCTCATGCACCGCTATCTCGACAAGCTCGAAGCGGATCTCGAGCGAATAGGCTTCACCGGCCGCCTCTACATCATGCTGTCGAGTGGCGGCATCACCACCCTGCGCGAGGCCAAGGCCTATCCCATCCGGCTGATCGAGTCCGGACCCGCCGCCGGCGCCATGGCGGCGTCGTTCATCGCCAAGCTCGCCGGCCTCGACCGGGTCATCTCGTTCGACATGGGCGGCACCACGGCGAAGATCTGCCTCATCGAAGACGGCCAGCCCGACCACAAGTTCGATTTCGAGGCTGGGCGGGTGAAGCGTTTCCAGAAGGGATCGGGCTTGCCGCTCAAGGTCTCGGTGGTCGACATGATCGAGATCGGCGCGGGCGGCGGCAGCCTCGCCCGGGTCGACCCGGCCTCCGGCTTGCTCAAGGTGGGGCCGCGCAGCGCGGGCTCAGTGCCCGGCCCGGTATGTTACGGGCGTGGCGGCGACCAGCCGACCGTGACCGATGCCGACCTGGTGCTCGGCCGGCTCGACCCCGGATATTTCCTGGGCGGCGAATTGCGGCTGGACATGGACGGCGTGCGCCGGGCCTTTGCCGACAAGATCTCCGAAGCCACGCGGCTGGAGGTGGACGAGGCGGCCCTCGGCGTGCAGCGGATCATCGACGAGACCATGGCCGCCGCAACCCGCACGCATCTCGCCGAAAAGGGCAAGGACCCGCGCAAATACACGCTCATTGCCTTCGGTGGCGCGGGTCCGGTGCATGCGTTCAACCTGGCCCGCCTGCTCAAGGTCGGCAGGATGGTAGTGCCCATGGGCGCAGGCGTGGCCTCCGCCTTGGGCTTCCTGGTCGCGCCCCCGGCCACCGACATGGTCCGCACCAAGATGTCGCGACTGGATGCCGTTGATTGGCAGGCGATCAATGCGCTGTTCGAGGAGATGCGGGCGGAAGGCGTGCGCCTGCTGTCGGAAGCGGGCGCCGACCCCGAGCGCATCACCTTCAAGCCCACGGCCGAGATGCGCCACAAGGGCCAGGGCTTCGAGATCCCGGTGCCCCTGCCCTCCCTTGTGCTCTCCGAGCGGGATCTGGACGTGATCCGCGCGAGCTTCTTCGAGAGCTACCGCGCCCAGTTCGGCCGTATCATCGAGGACAGTCCCATCGAGGTGCTGAACTGGCGCCTGTCATTGGCCGCGCCTGGCAGCAAGATAAAGATCGGCGCCGGCGAGGGTAAAGCCGCCGCAGACCTCGGCCGGGCCAAGCGGGGTACGCGCAAGGTCAAGTTCGAGGATCACGGCTGGCTCGATTGTCCCGTTTATGACCGCTACCGACTGCCCAGCGGCTGCGCCTTTACCGGTCCGGCCCTGGTCGAGGAGCGGGAATCCACCTGTGTCATCGGGCCCGGCGCGCGAGTCAGGGTGGATGAATCCCTCAACCTGATCATCGACTTGGTCTGA
- a CDS encoding hydantoinase B/oxoprolinase family protein — protein MLERATDTFDLISLEIFWSRLISIADEAATSLVRTAFSTIVRESNDYATVIMDRNGDSICENTGGIASFSCILPRTTKAFLAKYPADTWRPGDVVITNDPWLATGHLPDFTVVSPIFYRNALVGFTGSIAHSPDVGGSLWAADCHEIFEEGIRILPSRLLRAGEWNDTLVDTLLGNVRVPRQVLGDLEAQVVANDVAVRRVVEFLEDTGLEDLQSLSCVLHASADQAMRRAIAEVPDGVYRATLLADGFDDDRTEIVCAVTVSGERMHIDYAGTSKQLNRGINCVLNYTHAYSVYPIKCALDPLTPRNEGSYRAITVTAPERSILNPVFPAPCSARQLTGHLLAGVIYQALSGVLPDKIIADSGGAPTMRALFSGTDRDGSPFSQVLFASGGMGAGPFRDGLSTTAFPTNVGAGSIEAYESVAPLLVWKKRLRTDSGGAGKQRGGLGQEVEIELRTETPARLSLLSDRHKHPALGILGGESGAPSSITLEDGTKPHPKSRSIIAPGRRVELLYAGGGGYGDPKTRDREAVRSDVANGYVSEEAARLVYGLE, from the coding sequence ATGTTGGAACGCGCGACCGACACCTTCGACCTCATTTCCCTGGAAATCTTCTGGAGCAGGCTGATCTCGATCGCCGACGAGGCGGCCACCAGTCTGGTCAGAACGGCGTTCTCGACCATCGTTCGCGAGTCGAACGACTACGCCACGGTCATCATGGACCGCAACGGCGACAGCATCTGCGAGAACACCGGCGGCATTGCCTCGTTCTCCTGCATCTTGCCGCGCACGACGAAGGCCTTCCTCGCGAAATATCCCGCGGACACCTGGCGGCCGGGCGACGTTGTCATCACCAACGACCCGTGGCTGGCCACCGGCCATCTGCCCGACTTCACCGTGGTGTCGCCGATCTTCTACCGGAACGCCCTGGTCGGCTTTACCGGATCGATCGCCCACTCCCCTGATGTGGGCGGCTCCCTCTGGGCCGCCGACTGCCATGAGATCTTCGAGGAGGGCATCCGCATCCTGCCGAGCCGGCTTTTGCGGGCCGGCGAATGGAACGACACGCTGGTCGATACCCTGCTCGGCAATGTGCGCGTGCCGCGCCAGGTGCTCGGCGACCTCGAAGCCCAGGTGGTCGCCAATGACGTGGCGGTGCGCCGGGTGGTCGAGTTCCTGGAGGATACGGGGCTCGAGGACCTTCAGTCCCTGTCCTGCGTGCTGCATGCCAGCGCCGATCAGGCCATGCGGCGGGCGATCGCCGAGGTGCCCGACGGCGTCTATCGCGCCACCCTGCTGGCCGACGGCTTCGACGATGACCGGACGGAGATCGTCTGTGCCGTCACCGTTTCCGGCGAGCGGATGCATATCGATTATGCCGGCACCTCGAAGCAGCTCAACCGCGGCATCAATTGCGTGCTCAACTACACCCATGCCTATTCGGTCTATCCCATCAAATGCGCGCTCGACCCGTTGACGCCGCGCAATGAGGGCTCATACCGGGCGATCACCGTGACCGCCCCGGAGCGGTCGATCCTCAACCCGGTCTTTCCCGCGCCCTGCAGCGCGCGGCAGCTGACCGGTCATCTCCTTGCCGGCGTGATTTATCAGGCGCTGAGCGGGGTGCTGCCGGACAAGATCATCGCCGATTCCGGGGGCGCCCCGACCATGCGGGCGCTGTTCAGCGGGACCGACCGCGACGGCTCGCCCTTTTCCCAGGTGCTGTTCGCCAGCGGCGGCATGGGCGCCGGCCCCTTCCGGGACGGCCTCTCGACCACCGCATTTCCCACCAATGTCGGCGCGGGCAGTATCGAGGCTTATGAAAGCGTGGCGCCGCTGCTGGTGTGGAAGAAACGGTTGCGCACCGACAGCGGCGGCGCAGGCAAGCAGCGCGGCGGCCTTGGCCAGGAGGTCGAGATCGAGCTGCGCACGGAGACGCCCGCCCGGCTCTCGCTGCTGTCGGACCGGCACAAGCATCCCGCCCTCGGCATTCTCGGCGGTGAGAGCGGCGCCCCCTCCTCCATCACCTTGGAGGACGGCACCAAGCCACATCCGAAGTCGCGCAGCATCATCGCGCCGGGCCGGCGCGTAGAGCTGCTCTATGCGGGCGGCGGGGGCTATGGCGACCCCAAGACCCGCGACCGCGAAGCCGTGCGGTCGGACGTCGCCAATGGCTACGTCTCCGAGGAAGCCGCCCGGCTGGTTTACGGACTGGAGTAA